One genomic window of Channa argus isolate prfri chromosome 5, Channa argus male v1.0, whole genome shotgun sequence includes the following:
- the LOC137128284 gene encoding adenosine receptor A1-like: protein MKLDVIYMLVGVLIAVVCCLGNILVISAVWISNSMQKPTFCLIVSLAVADFMVGCVAIPFTMVVERQVTVSFHSCLFISCVVILLPSVSVLSLVAISVDRYLRVSVPLRYKRTVTRKLSFLAVAACWIVAVPLSFAPMLGWYNHKTLSSSINSTIVCQFISVIPMSYLVYFRFFLCNLTPLLVMTVLYGFVFCTIRGSLREKPGNGGPAHNYLKKEKQLAGSLALVLVLFAVSWLPLHIMNCIVYFVGLNVIPPTVFHVGILLSHANSAINPIVYAFKIQKIRSGYLKIWRQYIRCEEVNQGPQTSQTTENNLSSNFTSVGKNE, encoded by the exons ATGAAGTTGGATGTGATCTACATGTTGGTGGGGGTGCTCATTGCGGTTGTTTGCTGTTTGGGTAATATTCTGGTCATTTCAGCAGTGTGGATCAGTAACAGCATGCAAAAGCCGACATTTTGCCTCATCGTCTCTCTGGCTGTCGCTGACTTTATGGTTGGCTGCGTGGCCATACCGTTTACGATGGTGGTGGAACGACAAGTGACTGTCTCTTTCCACAGCTGCCTCTTCATCAGCTGCGTGGTCATCCTGTTGCCCTCGGTCTCAGTTCTGTCTCTGGTGGCTATTTCAGTGGATCGTTACCTCCGAGTGTCTGTTCCTCTCAG GTACAAAAGAACTGTGACAAGAAAACTTTCATTCCTTGCAGTCGCAGCTTGTTGGATTGTTGCAGTACCACTGAGTTTTGCTCCCATGCTTGGATGGTACAACCATAAAACTTTGTCTTCTTCAATCAACTCCACTATTGTCTGTCAGTTTATAAGTGTGATCCCCATGTCGTACCTGGTTTACTTTCGTTTTTTCCTCTGTAACCTCACACCTCTGTTGGTAATGACAGTATTGTACGGCTTTGTGTTTTGTACCATTCGAGGAAGCCTTCGAGAAAAGCCGGGTAATGGTGGCCCAGCTCACAACTAcctaaagaaagagaaacagctgGCAGGGTCTCTGGCTCTGGTCTTGGTCCTGTTTGCCGTGTCCTGGCTCCCTCTTCACATCATGAACTGCATCGTTTACTTTGTTGGGTTAAACGTTATACCACCAACAGTTTTTCATGTTGGCATCCTGCTCTCTCATGCCAATTCAGCTATAAACCCAATTGTGTATGCGTTCAAAATCCAAAAGATCAGGTCTGGATACCTGAAGATCTGGAGACAGTATATTAGATGTGAAGAAGTAAATCAAGGACCTCAGACAAGCCAGACGACAGAAAACAATCTCAGCAGTAACTTTACCAGTGTGGGCAAAAATGAGTGA